The segment CACGACCGCGTAGAGGCGCTTCGTCTCGCCGATTCGATCATTGCGCTCGATAAGGGCAGGATCCTCCAGAGCGGCGCGACAATCGACGTACTGCGACGGCCGGCAAGCGAGTTCGTGGCCTCGTTCGCCGGAACCGAGACCGTGGTGGAGGGCCGTGTCGTGCGAAGCGGCGGCGGGATCGTTGTTGTTTCCGCCTCGGGCGTGGAAATCGAGGCCGCGGGCGAGGCGCACGGGGGGCAGCGGGTGGCGCTCTGCATCAGGCCCGAGAACATCGTCATTGCCACGGTGAATCGCGCCAGGACGAGCGCGCGCAATGCCTTCACCGGGCGCGTCGTGCGCCTGATCCCGATGCCGCATTATCACAAGGTGGTTATCGATTGCGGATTTACCCTTGTGGCATATATCACCCATCATTCGATCGAAGAGATGGGGCTTTGCGAGGGCGGCCGGATTAACGCCTCGTTCAAGGCTACCGCGGTGCACCTGATTAAAAAGGAGCGCTGACTGCATGATCGATCTCCACACCCATACCAGCGCTTCGGACGGCCTGCTTGCGCCCGCACGGCTTGTCGAACTCGCCGTCAGATACGGCGTGCGGGTCCTCTCCGTTACCGATCACGACACCGTGAGCGGGATCGACGAGGCGATAGAGGCCGCGAAAGACCTTCCCCTGCGGCTCATTCCCGGAATCGAGTTCAGCGTCGATTTTCCGCGAGGATCGTTCCATCTGCTCGGGCTGTTTATCGATCATACGAACCGCGAGCTAACGGCCGCGATCAGCCGGCTTAAAAATATACGCGACGCAAGGGGCGAGCTGATAATAGCCGGGCTGAAGGGGGCGGGGATCGATATTCCCCTGCACGAGGTGATTTCCGAGGCGGCCGGCGGGTCGCTCGGCAAGCCGCACTTCGCCCGCGTCATGGTACGCCACGGATACGCGCGGAGCGTTGAGGAGGTCTTCGAGCGGTACCTCGTCAACGGCAGACCGGGGGATGTGCCGAAGGAAAAGATTGCCCCGGCGGAGGCTATAAGGCTGGTCCGCACCGCGGGAGGCCTGCCGATACTGGCGCATCCCTCCTCCCTTGAAACGCCATCGGCCGGGGCATTCGAGGAACTGCTCGATGAACTCGTGTCGATGGGATTGATGGGCATCGAGGCTTATGCCTCCCTGCACTCCGAAGAAGAAGTTCGGCGCCACGAAGCTATCGCGCGGCGCAGGGGACTTTTAGTTTCCGGAGGGAGCGATTTCCACGGCGATCA is part of the Spirochaetota bacterium genome and harbors:
- a CDS encoding PHP domain-containing protein — translated: MIDLHTHTSASDGLLAPARLVELAVRYGVRVLSVTDHDTVSGIDEAIEAAKDLPLRLIPGIEFSVDFPRGSFHLLGLFIDHTNRELTAAISRLKNIRDARGELIIAGLKGAGIDIPLHEVISEAAGGSLGKPHFARVMVRHGYARSVEEVFERYLVNGRPGDVPKEKIAPAEAIRLVRTAGGLPILAHPSSLETPSAGAFEELLDELVSMGLMGIEAYASLHSEEEVRRHEAIARRRGLLVSGGSDFHGDHDERMGCYAENAPIPEGLIDEIDRRLKGISADRS